The Mycobacterium paragordonae genome includes a region encoding these proteins:
- a CDS encoding nuclear transport factor 2 family protein, with translation MTEIKDLLARLNRLEDERDIARLIASYGPAVDAGDADAAARLWAEDGVYDIDLMRMEGRDEVRAMVNSGAHQRMVAHGCSHFLGPAAVTVDGDTAVAVCESLVLVRDGDGYRVWRATANHFALRRIDGRWQIGIRTSRVLDGNPQARALLTRDS, from the coding sequence ATGACCGAGATCAAAGACCTGCTGGCCCGGCTGAACCGGCTGGAAGACGAGCGTGACATCGCCAGGCTGATCGCCTCCTACGGCCCAGCGGTGGATGCCGGCGATGCCGACGCGGCGGCGCGCTTATGGGCGGAAGACGGTGTCTACGACATCGACTTGATGCGCATGGAGGGCCGCGACGAAGTGCGCGCCATGGTCAACTCCGGGGCGCATCAGAGGATGGTGGCGCACGGGTGCAGCCACTTCCTGGGGCCGGCCGCGGTGACGGTCGACGGCGACACCGCGGTGGCGGTGTGTGAGTCGCTGGTGCTGGTGCGCGACGGCGACGGCTACCGCGTATGGCGTGCTACCGCAAACCATTTCGCGTTGCGCCGGATCGACGGGCGGTGGCAGATCGGCATCCGCACCAGCCGGGTGCTCGACGGCAACCCACAGGCACGTGCCCTGCTGACCCGAGACTCCTAG
- a CDS encoding bifunctional lysylphosphatidylglycerol flippase/synthetase MprF, whose amino-acid sequence MKVSQRGQRGHRATAALASERIILRTDRRAARLASSLLLLCVLTWLTVLTVHEHPAANWYAAGRFGWSVALLAAVVLIARGVFLGRPVTPRHTVASVALLSAGLFAHFLAFGGWGNVLVAASGLALMWPTSAEPQPELLQRVWALVDATPDDPLAPFAMHSLKAYYFNAAGTAAIAYRTRLGFAVVSGDPIGDSTQFERLAIDFAVMCRSRGWRIVVLASAQRNLGLWTKELIGQAMLAVPIGRDVVVDVPRFSLAGRRYRNVRQAVQRTHNRGVTTEIIDERDLDAGLVAELSEVLYASHGGVRTERGFCMNLDGALQGRCPGVRLAIARDSGGRAVAFHRYASAGGGSEITLDAPYRRPDAPNGIDERLSVDMIAAAKISHAQRLSLAFAAFPEVFDAADPAPLQRLAYRLIHLLDPLIRLESLYRYLRKFHALNERRYVVLCTHHIPSALVVLLSLEFVPRRRRLRPAHHVAVAGA is encoded by the coding sequence ATGAAAGTGAGTCAGCGCGGTCAGCGCGGTCACCGTGCCACCGCCGCGCTCGCGTCCGAACGCATCATCCTGCGGACGGACCGTCGCGCGGCGCGGTTGGCCAGTTCGCTGCTGCTGCTCTGCGTGCTGACTTGGTTGACGGTACTGACCGTGCACGAGCACCCGGCCGCGAATTGGTATGCGGCGGGCCGGTTCGGGTGGTCGGTCGCGCTGCTGGCGGCCGTCGTCCTCATCGCGCGCGGGGTGTTCTTGGGGCGACCGGTGACACCGCGGCACACGGTGGCCTCGGTGGCGCTGCTGTCGGCGGGGCTCTTCGCCCACTTCCTGGCCTTCGGCGGGTGGGGCAATGTGCTGGTCGCCGCCAGCGGTCTGGCGCTGATGTGGCCCACTTCGGCTGAGCCGCAACCGGAGTTGCTGCAGCGGGTGTGGGCGCTTGTCGATGCCACACCCGATGACCCCTTGGCGCCCTTCGCAATGCATTCGCTCAAGGCCTACTACTTCAACGCCGCCGGAACCGCCGCCATCGCCTACCGGACCCGGCTGGGGTTTGCCGTCGTCAGCGGCGACCCGATCGGTGACAGCACGCAATTCGAGCGGTTGGCAATCGATTTCGCCGTCATGTGCCGTTCACGTGGCTGGCGGATCGTGGTGTTGGCGAGTGCGCAGCGCAATCTCGGGCTGTGGACCAAGGAGCTGATCGGGCAGGCGATGCTCGCGGTCCCGATCGGGCGCGATGTGGTGGTCGATGTCCCGCGCTTCAGCCTGGCCGGGCGTCGTTACCGGAACGTGCGTCAGGCCGTGCAGCGCACCCACAACCGCGGCGTCACCACTGAGATCATCGACGAACGCGATCTGGACGCCGGCCTGGTCGCCGAATTGAGTGAGGTGCTCTACGCCTCACACGGTGGGGTGCGCACCGAGCGCGGGTTCTGCATGAACCTCGACGGGGCGCTGCAAGGCCGTTGCCCCGGCGTACGGTTGGCCATCGCCCGCGACAGCGGTGGCCGCGCGGTGGCGTTTCACCGCTACGCGAGCGCCGGCGGCGGCTCGGAGATCACCCTGGACGCGCCCTACCGCCGGCCCGATGCTCCCAACGGGATCGACGAGCGGCTCAGCGTCGATATGATCGCTGCCGCGAAAATCTCTCATGCACAGCGACTTTCGCTGGCGTTCGCCGCCTTCCCGGAAGTCTTCGACGCCGCCGACCCGGCTCCGCTGCAACGCCTTGCCTATCGGTTGATTCATCTGCTGGACCCGCTGATCCGGCTGGAATCGCTCTACCGTTACCTGCGAAAGTTTCACGCGCTCAACGAGCGTCGGTACGTGGTGCTGTGCACGCACCACATCCCGAGCGCGCTGGTGGTGTTGTTGTCGCTGGAGTTTGTGCCGCGGCGCCGCCGGCTACGGCCGGCGCATCACGTCGCGGTGGCCGGTGCGTGA
- a CDS encoding heavy metal translocating P-type ATPase has product MSGAPGSSRERLISRLRLLIGPALTGFVVVALVLGGVAWLAGRRTVADACWIAGTIAAIGPALFWVLLALRRGRVGVDIIAVLSLAGTLWVREYLAGALIAVMFAGGRALDSAAERRATRDLRALLDRAPRCARRRVGTQITMIDLAEVAVGDVLVVGPGEVVPVDGRITDEVAVLDESALTGEPLLVERATGDTVRSGVVNAGNAFEFQAHATAADSTYAGIVRLAQQAGALNAPIVRLADRFAVWFLPLTLVVAGAAWFASGSAVRAVAVLVVATPCPLLLAAPVAIVSGLSRASRAGVVIRGGGALENLGHAKTLVMDKTGTLTMGRPTVVDVVAEPGREAAEILRLSASVDQFSPHVLAEAIVTEALSRKLELALPTDMVEQPGRGVTATVDGHRVMVGKVPADKLAGGWTTAVISRARLDGAGIAWVSVDDVPAGAVLLRDPLRRHAPRTVRRLREAGLERLLMLTGDRAEPTREVANILGLDEVRADQTPEDKFAAVREESEHAVTVMVGDGINDAPALAAATVGVAMGARGATASSEAADIVLTTDRLDRLADAMDIARWSRRIAVQSAVVGMSLSLIAMVIAALGWLPPAAGALLQEGIDVAVILNALRALRGNPANEVQVDAQTEQMLLRFAAEHDALRDTIGLLRESANRLAGGPDALPLESLAAVHTLLVDRILPHEEAEETQLYPALARPLGSSEATATMSRTHAEIRRLADRIGTHLAQAQAAGAIQPDQVDDLLACLYGLYTLLRLHFVQEEENYFILAEDDSAAKE; this is encoded by the coding sequence GTGTCCGGCGCCCCAGGATCATCGCGAGAGCGTCTGATCTCACGGTTACGCCTGCTGATCGGACCGGCCTTGACCGGGTTCGTCGTCGTCGCCCTGGTCCTCGGCGGCGTTGCCTGGCTGGCCGGGCGGCGAACCGTCGCCGACGCGTGCTGGATCGCGGGGACAATCGCCGCGATCGGGCCCGCTCTGTTCTGGGTGTTGCTGGCGTTGCGGCGGGGGCGGGTCGGTGTCGACATCATCGCGGTGCTGTCGTTGGCCGGCACGCTGTGGGTGCGCGAGTACCTGGCCGGTGCGCTGATCGCGGTGATGTTCGCCGGCGGCAGGGCGCTGGATTCCGCGGCCGAGCGGCGAGCGACGCGTGACTTGCGGGCGCTGCTCGACCGCGCGCCGCGTTGCGCACGGCGACGGGTCGGAACGCAGATCACCATGATCGACCTGGCCGAGGTCGCGGTCGGCGACGTGCTGGTGGTCGGGCCCGGCGAGGTGGTGCCCGTGGACGGGCGGATCACCGACGAGGTCGCCGTCCTGGACGAGTCCGCACTGACCGGTGAACCGCTGCTGGTCGAACGTGCGACCGGCGACACGGTGCGCAGCGGTGTGGTGAACGCCGGCAACGCTTTCGAATTTCAGGCGCACGCCACCGCCGCCGACAGCACCTACGCAGGCATCGTCCGGCTCGCCCAGCAGGCCGGCGCGCTCAACGCGCCGATCGTAAGGTTGGCCGACCGTTTCGCGGTCTGGTTCCTTCCCCTGACATTGGTGGTGGCCGGCGCCGCCTGGTTCGCCAGCGGATCGGCGGTGCGCGCCGTTGCCGTGCTGGTCGTGGCGACTCCATGCCCCCTATTGCTCGCCGCGCCGGTGGCCATCGTCTCGGGACTGTCCCGCGCGTCGCGGGCCGGGGTGGTGATCCGGGGCGGGGGAGCGCTGGAGAACCTGGGTCACGCCAAGACTCTGGTGATGGACAAAACCGGCACCCTGACGATGGGACGCCCGACGGTGGTCGACGTCGTGGCGGAACCGGGGCGCGAGGCTGCCGAGATATTGCGGCTGAGTGCCTCGGTGGATCAATTCTCTCCGCACGTGCTGGCCGAGGCCATCGTCACCGAGGCACTCAGCCGCAAGCTCGAGCTGGCGTTACCCACCGACATGGTCGAGCAGCCGGGACGAGGTGTGACGGCGACGGTCGACGGGCACCGCGTCATGGTCGGCAAGGTGCCCGCCGACAAACTGGCCGGCGGATGGACCACAGCGGTAATAAGTCGCGCCCGCCTGGACGGCGCCGGTATCGCATGGGTCAGCGTCGACGACGTCCCCGCGGGAGCGGTGTTGCTGCGGGATCCGCTGCGCCGGCACGCGCCGCGGACCGTGCGCCGGTTGCGCGAAGCCGGCCTCGAGCGGCTGCTCATGCTGACCGGGGACCGCGCCGAACCCACTCGCGAAGTCGCCAACATTCTCGGACTGGATGAGGTCCGCGCGGACCAGACGCCCGAGGACAAATTCGCCGCCGTGCGCGAGGAGAGCGAACACGCGGTGACGGTGATGGTCGGCGACGGAATCAACGACGCTCCCGCACTGGCCGCGGCCACCGTCGGCGTCGCGATGGGCGCCCGGGGAGCCACCGCGTCCTCCGAGGCCGCCGACATCGTGCTGACCACGGACCGCCTGGACCGGCTTGCCGACGCGATGGACATCGCCCGCTGGTCGCGACGCATAGCCGTGCAGAGTGCCGTCGTCGGCATGAGCCTGTCGCTGATCGCGATGGTGATCGCCGCGCTGGGCTGGCTGCCGCCGGCCGCGGGCGCGCTGCTGCAAGAGGGTATCGACGTCGCGGTGATCCTCAACGCGCTGCGGGCCCTGCGCGGCAATCCGGCCAACGAGGTGCAGGTGGACGCGCAGACCGAACAGATGCTGCTCCGCTTCGCCGCCGAACATGACGCCTTGCGGGACACCATCGGTCTGCTGCGGGAGAGCGCCAATCGCCTGGCCGGCGGTCCGGACGCCCTTCCGCTGGAGTCACTGGCCGCCGTGCACACGCTGTTGGTCGACCGGATCCTGCCCCACGAAGAGGCCGAAGAGACTCAGCTGTACCCGGCCCTGGCCCGCCCACTCGGCAGCAGCGAAGCGACCGCCACGATGAGCCGCACCCACGCCGAGATCAGACGACTCGCCGATCGCATCGGCACGCATCTGGCCCAGGCGCAGGCGGCCGGGGCGATACAGCCCGATCAGGTCGACGACCTGCTGGCGTGCCTGTACGGGCTGTACACCCTGTTACGGCTGCACTTCGTCCAGGAGGAGGAGAATTACTTCATCCTCGCCGAGGACGATTCGGCCGCCAAGGAGTGA
- a CDS encoding dihydrolipoamide acetyltransferase family protein produces MIEFKMPALGSDMDEGTLNEWMVKPGDKVTRGQVVAVIETTKAAVEIECWQEGIIEALVVPVGETVEVGTVLATLRADGEAPAATAPVTAPLTTPSATPSTTTSTTPSTDAEPQQKEPRKRAAKAPRKAPKPAAAARAPEAPVPTRPAGPQHRRWVSPAARRLAANLSVDLDGVSGTGPGGAVTIIDVEHAAATRQPVRKPAPKPAGERMSMAERGAAMRQSIAAAMSRSKREIPHYYLADEILMDTALTWLTARNAQRPITERVLPAVLQLKAVALAAQRFKEFSGFWREDGFQPAPAVHVGVAISLRGGGLVAPAIHDVAEKKLDELMNDLTDLVARARVGSLRSSEMSDPTITVTNLGDQGVDSVFGVIYPPQVALVGFGKTTQKVCVIDGGIRVVNAVQGTLAADHRASDGHRGAMFLAAINELMQQPDVLEK; encoded by the coding sequence ATGATCGAGTTCAAAATGCCCGCCCTGGGCTCCGACATGGATGAAGGCACACTCAACGAGTGGATGGTCAAGCCAGGTGACAAGGTGACCCGGGGTCAGGTCGTCGCCGTCATCGAAACCACCAAGGCCGCGGTGGAGATCGAGTGCTGGCAGGAAGGCATCATCGAGGCACTCGTGGTCCCGGTCGGCGAAACCGTGGAAGTCGGAACGGTATTGGCCACCTTGCGGGCCGATGGTGAAGCCCCGGCCGCGACCGCCCCGGTGACGGCCCCTCTCACCACGCCTTCGGCCACCCCTTCGACCACCACTTCTACCACCCCTTCGACCGACGCCGAACCGCAGCAGAAGGAGCCCCGCAAACGGGCCGCCAAGGCGCCGCGCAAGGCACCCAAGCCGGCCGCCGCGGCGCGGGCCCCCGAGGCACCGGTACCGACCCGGCCGGCCGGGCCGCAGCACCGCCGCTGGGTCTCCCCCGCCGCGCGGCGGCTGGCCGCGAACCTGAGCGTCGACCTCGACGGGGTCAGTGGCACCGGCCCGGGCGGCGCGGTGACAATCATCGACGTCGAGCACGCCGCGGCAACCCGGCAACCGGTCCGCAAACCCGCACCGAAACCCGCCGGCGAACGGATGTCGATGGCCGAGCGGGGCGCCGCGATGCGTCAGTCGATCGCGGCCGCCATGAGCAGATCCAAGCGCGAGATCCCGCACTACTACCTGGCCGACGAGATCCTGATGGACACGGCATTGACCTGGCTCACGGCCCGAAATGCGCAGCGGCCCATCACCGAACGAGTACTGCCGGCCGTCCTGCAACTCAAGGCGGTGGCCCTGGCGGCGCAGCGCTTCAAGGAATTCAGCGGCTTCTGGCGCGAAGACGGCTTCCAGCCCGCCCCGGCGGTGCACGTCGGTGTCGCCATCTCGCTGCGCGGCGGCGGTCTGGTGGCGCCCGCCATCCACGATGTGGCCGAAAAGAAGCTGGACGAGCTGATGAACGACCTGACCGACCTGGTGGCGCGGGCGCGGGTGGGTTCACTGCGCAGTTCAGAGATGTCCGACCCCACCATCACCGTCACCAACCTGGGTGACCAGGGCGTCGACTCCGTGTTCGGCGTGATCTACCCGCCGCAGGTCGCCCTGGTCGGCTTCGGCAAGACCACGCAGAAGGTGTGTGTCATCGACGGCGGCATCCGCGTGGTCAACGCCGTCCAGGGCACCCTGGCCGCCGATCACCGGGCCAGTGACGGACACCGCGGCGCCATGTTCCTGGCCGCGATCAACGAACTGATGCAACAACCCGACGTCCTGGAGAAGTGA
- a CDS encoding SDR family NAD(P)-dependent oxidoreductase, producing MTDPARYGPWAVIAGGSEGVGAEFAAQLARDGINLVLIARKTAPLDETARRCRDLGAQVRTIATDLLEPESISRIATDTADLEVGLLVYNAGANTCREQFLDADLAAVAKVIDLNVTRMLELVQHFGRPMRERRRGGIILVGSLAGTYGSMQQSAYAGVKAFGRLFAESLWLELREYGVDVLELVLGVTRTPAMERAGLNFDIPGLVVSEPADVAREGLANLANGPVLIAGDNAAAFGWGNGPDRAAIVLGAHRRVQALIGRK from the coding sequence ATCCGGCACGGTACGGACCGTGGGCGGTGATCGCCGGTGGTTCCGAGGGCGTCGGAGCGGAGTTCGCCGCGCAATTGGCACGCGACGGGATCAACCTGGTGCTGATCGCACGCAAAACGGCCCCGCTGGACGAGACGGCGCGGCGCTGCCGTGACCTGGGGGCGCAGGTCCGCACGATCGCCACGGATCTGCTTGAGCCCGAATCAATCTCACGTATCGCCACCGACACCGCCGACCTGGAGGTCGGGCTGCTGGTCTACAACGCGGGCGCCAACACCTGCCGGGAACAGTTCCTCGACGCCGATCTGGCCGCGGTCGCGAAGGTGATCGACCTCAACGTGACCCGGATGCTGGAGCTGGTCCAGCATTTCGGCCGTCCGATGCGGGAGCGGCGTCGCGGCGGCATCATTTTGGTCGGCTCGCTGGCGGGCACCTACGGATCTATGCAGCAGTCGGCCTACGCCGGCGTCAAAGCCTTCGGCCGGCTGTTCGCCGAGAGTCTGTGGCTCGAGCTCCGCGAGTACGGTGTCGACGTGCTGGAGCTGGTCCTGGGCGTCACCCGCACGCCGGCCATGGAGCGCGCCGGACTGAACTTCGACATACCCGGCCTGGTGGTGTCGGAGCCTGCGGACGTGGCCCGCGAGGGATTGGCAAATCTGGCGAATGGCCCGGTGCTCATCGCCGGTGACAACGCCGCGGCGTTCGGGTGGGGCAATGGACCCGACCGGGCCGCGATCGTCCTCGGCGCCCACCGCCGCGTCCAGGCCCTCATCGGCCGGAAATAG
- a CDS encoding acyl carrier protein, with the protein MTTQEDTRGVVLSVLTTIAPEVDADEITDDDLLRDQVDLDSMDWLNFLLGIHKRFNVDIPESDYATLRTLSDVVGYVETHAPATAT; encoded by the coding sequence ATGACAACGCAAGAAGACACCCGCGGTGTGGTCCTGTCCGTGCTTACCACCATTGCCCCGGAAGTCGATGCCGACGAGATCACCGATGACGACCTGCTGCGCGACCAGGTCGACCTGGACTCGATGGACTGGCTGAACTTCCTGCTCGGCATCCACAAGCGGTTCAACGTCGACATCCCGGAGTCCGACTACGCGACGTTGCGCACCCTGTCAGACGTGGTCGGCTACGTCGAGACTCACGCACCGGCCACCGCGACGTGA